The sequence below is a genomic window from Streptomyces sp. NBC_00582.
CGGGGGTGACGTCCAGGCCGGTGGCCGCGAGTTTCAGCTCCAGTCTGCGGCCCGTCTTCGTCCGGCGCAGCCGGCGGTCCAGCTCGCGGAAGCGGCGTCGGCGGCCGCCCAGGGGGGCCTGGCCGGTGTAGGACAGGCGTTCCACGAGGGCGGCGCGCTGGGCGCGGCCCTTGGCGTAGACATGGACGCCCGCGACGGCCAGGGCGCAGGTCAGGAGGGTCACGCCGGTGGTGAGGGTGATGAGGGTGTCGAGGGTCATCGCTGCTACCGGGCTTCCCTTGTCGTGAGTTCGAGGGCGTCGCGGGCGACTCCGAACGCCTGCGGGATCTGCTGGCCCGCCATGTAGAGGCGGTCGGCGGTGCGGCGCGGGAGGGGGTGGTACGCGAAGGCGCCGTGGACGCGGCCGTCGGCGGTCATCGGCCGGGCGTCGAAGCGGGCGACGGTGGCGAGCCGGAAGGCCTCCGAGCCGTGGCTGTCGAGGATCGCCACCTCGGTGATCCGCCGGGCGCCGTCGGCGAACCGGGTGAGCTGCACGATCACGTCGACCGCGCTGTTGATCTGGTCGTGGAGCGCGACGAAGGGGATCTCGACGTCGGACATCGAGGCGAGGGTCTGCAGCCGCATCAGCGCGTCCTCGGCGCTGTTGGCGTGGACGGTGGCGAGCGAGCCGTCGTGGCCGGTCGACATCGCCTGGAGCATGTCGAGGGACTCGCCGCCGCGGACCTCACCGACGACGATCCGGTCGGGGCGCATCCGCAGCGAGTTGCGCACCAGGTCGCGGATGGTGATCCGGCCGTTGCCCTCGACGTTGGGCGGCCGGGACTCCAGCCGGATGACGTGGGACTGCTGGAGCTGGAGTTCCGCCGAGTCCTCGATGGTGATGATCCGCTCGCTCTCCGGGATGAGCCCGGACAGGGCGTTGAGCAGGGTCGTCTTGCCGGTGCCGGTGGCGCCGGAGACGATCACGTTGAACTTCGCCTGCACCAGCCCCGCCAGCAGATGGAGCATGGGTTCGTCGAGGGAGCCGAAGCGGATGAGCTCGTGGAGGGTGAAGGAGCGCGGGAAGCGGCGGATGGTGAGGGTGGGGCCGGTCAGGGAGAGCGGCGGGATGATCACGTTGACGCGTTCCCCGGAGGGAAGGCGGGCGTCCACCATCGGGTTCGTCTCGTCGACGCGGCGGTTGACGGTCGACACGATCCGTTCGATGGTCTGCATGAGCTGGTCGTTCGAGGCGAACCGCAGGGGGAGTTGCTCGACCCGGCCGCCCCGCTCGACGAAGATCGCGTCCGGGCCGTTCACCATGATCTCGGTGATGGAGGCGTCCTCGAGGAGCGGTTCGAGGATGCCGAGGCCGAGCGCCTCGTCGACGACCCGGCGGATGAGCTGCGAGCGCTCGCCCGTCGACAGCACCGGCCCCTCGCGGCTGATGATGTGGCCGAGGACCCGCTCCAGCCGGGCCCGGCGCTCGGCCGCCGCGAGCGAGCTCATCTCGGCGAGGTCGATCTCCTCCAGCAGCTTGGTCCGGTAGGAGGAGACCAGATGGGCGTCCTCGCCCCGGCCGCCCCGCTCCTCGGGGGAGGTGATGCGTGCCCGCAGGCTCATCTCTGTGCCGCCTTCCTTCAGTGGTCGACCGGCATCGTGGCCGTCTTGCGGGCGGTGCCGAAGCTGTCGATGCCGGGGATCACGGACGGGATGGTGACGCCGGCGGTCACCTGGACCTCGTCGCCCAGGTCGGCGCGCGAACAGCTCACCGACAGCCATCCGCTGACCGCCCGGGCGCAGTCCCCGGCGAAGTCCTGGTC
It includes:
- a CDS encoding CpaF family protein — its product is MSLRARITSPEERGGRGEDAHLVSSYRTKLLEEIDLAEMSSLAAAERRARLERVLGHIISREGPVLSTGERSQLIRRVVDEALGLGILEPLLEDASITEIMVNGPDAIFVERGGRVEQLPLRFASNDQLMQTIERIVSTVNRRVDETNPMVDARLPSGERVNVIIPPLSLTGPTLTIRRFPRSFTLHELIRFGSLDEPMLHLLAGLVQAKFNVIVSGATGTGKTTLLNALSGLIPESERIITIEDSAELQLQQSHVIRLESRPPNVEGNGRITIRDLVRNSLRMRPDRIVVGEVRGGESLDMLQAMSTGHDGSLATVHANSAEDALMRLQTLASMSDVEIPFVALHDQINSAVDVIVQLTRFADGARRITEVAILDSHGSEAFRLATVARFDARPMTADGRVHGAFAYHPLPRRTADRLYMAGQQIPQAFGVARDALELTTREAR
- a CDS encoding TadE/TadG family type IV pilus assembly protein gives rise to the protein MPYPPRRRGDRGQVALEYLGFLPLLLIVALGAVQLGLFAYAAQQAGTAARTGARSASLDQDFAGDCARAVSGWLSVSCSRADLGDEVQVTAGVTIPSVIPGIDSFGTARKTATMPVDH